cccccagttgttggtcgcatgccaattttaaccatatactagaccacaagtttatagacattctataatgtattcttctgccggtgacactgttggggaaaatatatttttttagtaattaaactacgatacgaattataaattacgtaggtacttgtccaatactcgactaccagaatttaaattaaagaatgtgatatacctaggtaacctatcgatcgattctaaaacagaaacttaacctaggcacaaataatatcacaatatcaaatagtgaaatgtgaaaatttgaagaaaatttcccttaggtatatcccgtaaacccccctcaccccccccccccacacaaaaaaaataaacgtacgTTTGAGATGTTCTCTAGGTatgatctgctatgtacttacaaatcatattaaataacattaatcattatgtattttcttattttattaggtaggtataaaaacctaccttcctacttataaaagcattgcctaatcattgatttcaaattttaaaaattattctactataacaataaattaacagttgtaggcaaagtattataatttaaggtatttttcataatttttgcacacctataaaaactggattttaaaaattactctacgtctagcggttatataaagttgtctgacaataaatatttacattaggtctaccgcttcaacagagtagaaggacaagacttacgtaattatttattcttccgacgaaacgcgttcccttcgagtgtataatattgtctagtgtcatagctgtgcatctccgccaaggaaaatgcagcgcgcgtcttcatatctccgatccaaaagttcagtctggaagtattgagattaatgacatttataaaaacaggcacctagtttaataaccagaatggaacgaaatatgtgagtaagtattggaatcgctgttcgtctcagacgattgtcatttaccatagattatttataattataacctcaccgtcctaatcatagaatatataaataatattatatatggtcctaaccgatggatgatggatatttttacattatcttcaaaaaaacatttatttgtttttactagatgcaaatgcggtaaattgaattcaaatttataatatagataacggtttttttacttggtaaccattcatttattacttggtttattaacaaattctaattgatataaaatagtaattgaataaaaatagttttattgatcccaatatttaaaaataatgtttcgaataaaataataaaaaaaatttaagaaatacctattaattaatatgtattacctaaataacaaaataactaaataaattcgtagcttagtaaaatgtccagaaaaattaaaagtccaatttaaacgaacataaaatagaatttatataggtgtataagtagtgtattcgttatattttgagtttcataatagcacatcagtcaatcagatgctataattaaattgattaatataattataaaataaaaaatttcgacagtaattccatattggcaatgttattatttgggcaaaaatgactttaacctactattgtaggtgctaatgtctaatagtaaaataaattactttaatctcaatattatttattagttaacgatgtctttgctcagaatcgtttttcgtttgttcattttgtattttaataatttatacatagatatattattattactaataattatagtaggtgtgtttgttttatttcattaattaatttaatactataccaataaattatatataaattaatattattttgaaacattgtgttcgaaaaataaaaataaatgtgattttaattagagtcttgtaatgtacctacctgtatgtaaaaaataaataaatataataataactgttgaacttttaaggacataataggtaacacattcgtgtatatagtattacactatttatatacctatacgagtatatgagtaggtatattattcataagtgcgcactaCACGTCAGGTtaagcagttgaccattccgtgaatattacttttatgtgtacatggttatacggccctaatccctatgctatagaatatagatattacgtgaacaatagaagttaagtatgtgacactaaattaatagctacctataacttataacgttgtatttggaaaaaaaaataccagttattaattaaaattgtatcttatgactactatcagttataagttataacatatatttctataaattaaaccaaaacatatatatatatataatatatatattgagtaccctataaaggtatgcacctattaattataattattctacgaacagggactggaaaaatgacgacgacgtttatatctcacgtattttatacatttctagttcggaactaaaatatagcctacaacacttggatagcacatttttcgtgacattaaatatttattttaagtcttaaaagtaaatttaagccccaaaagaatataaaaacaaacttgcttgaattatcgactctttcggcggaatccgtgacgtgtgtgaactgcgacgccgatgaggaaacgctccagaaacagaacttagaatatcttctttgcttattgaaattttagaatttttagtcgaatgtgtcttctgcaacgactttgagatttgccataaataaataaataaatgatagatattatactaggtacatcaatatgatgaatccacggatataatataatgcaactttttatatcaaagagttccgtgttaaggaacaatactttgttcattgaaatttgatatgacaataaaaccaaaatagtttacaattttgaatttgaattataataatatgatataggtattatttaaattattattttcgtttatcaatttaattattgattaaggtagagaatagatatcagaagcacaagaatatttttttaagagcatattgtattttatgaattattaaataaaaatgtgattactggattttagagttaacataaagccatcaacgtatacagtaaattcatcaaatactataataccaactagatttctaaaactccaagtctataattctagattctgagcggatcgatgactgtattaattttacaatgatctgttctttatttttaatatttttaattattttttcttgtggtctgtgtaaacgataagtattcgtaataaagattcaattttcatatataatattattttataggcactcagtatatgtaatcatatgtttatttttagtttagtttagttgtaggtatttttttctattaactataaattcataattgtatgagctatacatgttacatatatttttcgaaaaaaatatttaaaaaaacaagaataattcctattttacgcctaatttaagtctaaaaagtaaatgtcaaatagtaggtaataatatgaaaacaaacttactcgtaaacatctactcttccggtgaaacatagctagagtgccgccatcgccgaagaaacagctatcttcatccatctccatCAAATaatctcactccgatgaactgaaacttgaaagtatcgaaatactttatgaaaataacctgatcataatgaaatttgcgagtttgtattaaaacttacattataatatgtacggtttaacgaactgtccgtttatattagtggcttattattttttgggtGTTTgcacctgcaggcaaatgcaatttcaggaaacaaaaaaaaaaatgtggaaaaaatgttaCCGTAGGAATacgcattacaaagtacaaactaaaatgcccagaatcttaaacagaaaaaactaatagaaatatttagttcactcaagaaggtttattcatagggcaccaagttatcatttttcaagtctatacaaacaattcaactagtcacataacaaaaaaaaaaaaattgaaagagggtgttggcgcctgcaggcaaatgcaatttcaggaaccaaaaaaaaaaatgtagaagaaattaaatagtaggaacacacattacaaagtacaaactaaaatactcagaatcttaaacagaaaaaactaatagaaatatataggtagtttattcaagaaggtttattcatagggcaccaagtcaACATTGTTCGAGtctatacaaaatatgcaactagtcacataactaaaaaaaaaaattgaaggagggtgttggcgcctgcaggcaaaagcatgttagaaaacaaaaacaaattgaaattaaaaacttgaaactaaaatgcccagaatcttaaagagaaaaaactattcaaaatatttagttcattaatgttgGATTATTCAGAGGGctccaggttatcaatgtttataaagtatgtacgaaaaattcaactagagttacataacaaaaataaaaattgaaagagggtgttggcgcccgcaggcaaatgcattttataaaaccaaaaaaaatgtggaaaaaatgttaCCGTAGGAATacgcattacaaagtacaaactaaaatgcccagaatcctaaacagaaaaaactaatacCCATATTTAGTTCACTCAAGaaggtttattcatagggcaccaagttatcatttctcaagtctatacaaaaaattcaactagtcaaaataaaattagttcattaaagatggattattcgtatggcaccaggttatcaataattgaaaaattggcttatgttaaaatcataaaaaaaaaattgaatagaggcgttggcgcctgcaggcaaatacaATTTCAggaaccaaaataaaatttaaaaaaaaatactattgtaggaatacacattacaaagtccaaCCTAAAAAGTCGGCCCATTTACCGTGCGCACCCCCCCCTTCCCCCCCTCCCCCGTTAACCTCTATGGCACTATTGTATGAGAATCTGTgggaaaaaaatgttgagtCGGAAAAACAGTGAAAACTTGCCCTATAgtctaataaaaactgaaatgacaccTTTGAACATGGCCAAGATGAAGAACGATATTGACGTAATCCTTAGTTAATTAACACGCTTATTAACGAATTTATCGTCGAATGGCATATTATCGACTGCTTGGAAAACCGAGAGGGTATATTGAGTTTAAAGATTCTCCATAagactaaatacatttttttataaattttttattttataatggacTTCATAGAAATAACTATTCACGTACATTTATATGTACCCAGCATCGTTGTATGGTTATTGTTTAATCCACGGTCATGGTTTATTATAGATTAGGTTTAAACCATAATACCACAGATATTCAAACATGTCCTATGGTTTAAACAAGCCCGGGTATGTCATGGGATAGAATAATTTGTTActaacatcaatataataatcgtTTAGGTTTTAATCAGATGTCGTTACTTAGttaatacatgaaattttttcaCCGACTATCAACTATCAATCCAGGGGATGTTCCTACTTCCTACTTCCTTACTCCTAAGAAGTAAGCATTTCACATTAGTAcgttattcaaataaattctattggttttaatttatttttcgtttctTTAAACTTCCAATTTCATCAATTTTACTCGTAACACGTTCGATCCAGACACGACGCCATGTACGCCGTAAAAACACCCAGCAAATATATGACAGCGAAAACCAGAAGAGGTgcgttaattttattatttaaaatactcggAAGGTTACCTATTTATAACGTAAACATTAATTAGGTAtccgaaaataatttatttttacatttttctccCAGGCATCCGCCACAGTTTTGATCGGCTGGATTCTTTTCGCGAGAACTTAAAAAAAGTCAATGGTACAGAAGAAGAACTACCATCGTATGTACctattacttaatttattatttaaacaataatgccAGATAAATGTGTTTATTGTACATGTGATTGTTGGTTATGTCTTTAAGTCCTGAACCAAAGCCAGTATTTCATTCTAATGGCCATCGTAAGGCTTTAAACAAGTGTCCTCCATCACCCCAAGATGTTTTAAGTCCCCAACATGAAAAACTCATACACTATATCAATGACTGTAAGTATAACTGTCTATGTTTTCAAGTTATGTTTGTGacttaatgtgtaaaatataattttttatcaaaaatgtaaacttaaatccttattttttatagatacttTTGTTAGAaacttactttatttttttgatatttataagtacaaatattaaacGTAAAATTAATATGACTGGGTACTTCAAactaatcatatttaaaaagtaaatattctcAGAtagacctatattataatgttatcatgTTTCAGACTTTAGTATCAGTTCTagtttatattaggtacttcaTACTGCCTACCCATaaacttaaaagaaaaatacaatttaaataatttattctattactgtttaatataaatttgagtACAGTAGTATCTATAATTGTTATGTGtatgataaatacaaatatacaataatttattatatttagacttTACATAAATACCAAGATAAATACTGAATAAGCTTTGTACTTTTCTACTTAGTAGCTTACTTGCCTTTGTAGCTTGTATTAATTACAACTTTATTACCGTAGATTTATTGAATATAGAAAAACATTACTCAATCCatccttaattatttttttcatttaaaattataaaattactctGTCATAATGTAGGTTCCCatctacaaattaatataactcaatttatttttctttgatttAAATCGGAGgctctaaaatatgtattagtCATAATACTGTTCAGTCTTGTATAACTTATGATAAAATAgaactattcaaaatgtatatacatttttattaataataattttgctaCATTCaacagtatttactatttagtatctatgtattacataaaatagtataagatctgtatttatttattaatttttcagttaCCACAAAACACCCTTCTGCCTACAACTATTTGAGACCcactgattttaaaataaattgctatCATTTCATAACTAtacatagttatttaatttgtaatttggcATAAGTTATGCCGTCAAGACTTGAATTCTTAGGGCCGTttttacaatgtccggttaaagtgattcgacacttaaccggccaaatcctgccggtaataaaatctgttatcagtcggttAGCATTAACCAacactttaccggacattgtaagaacgtcccttataaataataaaaataaaatatttaaaaatcaaagtatctatgtcaatttattatttaaaacaaatatttaaaccaaatttatttatagatctcttgtttaatttttattaagggTGGACACTGGACATtccatataatacaattttattgtgtacctgttgaatgttttaaacaatatgcattttttaaattttaaataa
Above is a window of Metopolophium dirhodum isolate CAU chromosome 3, ASM1992520v1, whole genome shotgun sequence DNA encoding:
- the LOC132941673 gene encoding uncharacterized protein LOC132941673 encodes the protein MKFFHRLSTINPGDVPTSYFLTPKKHDAMYAVKTPSKYMTAKTRRGIRHSFDRLDSFRENLKKVNGTEEELPSPEPKPVFHSNGHRKALNKCPPSPQDVLSPQHEKLIHYINDSWHSVIEDEESSISSQKIIYFKPENTAEVLNGFQAFDLDTYWIKRLYNNITKSVP